The Blautia hydrogenotrophica DSM 10507 genome window below encodes:
- a CDS encoding ABC transporter ATP-binding protein, translating into MNYGIEVENLTKIYPNFKLDSVTFQVPQGSIMGLVGENGAGKTTTISAMLNMIQTDSGEIRIMGKKMTDEDVELREEIGVVFDTVNFSPELTACRLSKVFSEIYKNWDERGYRERLEQLKIPSDKKIGKFSRGMTMKLSIAVALSHGAKILILDEATSGLDPIVREEILDLFLEFVEDEKRTVLISSHITSDLEKVADYITFMHQGKVVLVERKDILIYEYGIARCREREFMELEKTEYLAYRKRGLQTDVLVSDRKKFQARHSQILVDQAGIDEIMLLIVKGER; encoded by the coding sequence ATGAACTATGGTATAGAAGTAGAGAACCTGACAAAGATATATCCAAACTTTAAATTGGATTCGGTTACTTTTCAGGTACCGCAGGGGAGCATCATGGGACTTGTCGGTGAGAACGGCGCGGGAAAGACTACGACAATCAGTGCGATGTTAAATATGATTCAGACAGATAGCGGAGAAATCCGTATCATGGGAAAGAAAATGACAGATGAGGATGTGGAACTTAGGGAGGAGATAGGGGTTGTTTTTGACACTGTAAACTTTTCGCCTGAGCTGACTGCATGCAGGCTGTCAAAGGTGTTCTCGGAAATTTATAAAAATTGGGATGAGAGAGGCTATCGGGAACGCCTGGAACAATTGAAGATTCCCTCAGATAAAAAAATCGGAAAGTTTTCCCGTGGGATGACGATGAAACTGTCGATTGCGGTGGCGCTCTCGCACGGGGCTAAAATTTTGATTTTGGATGAAGCGACCTCTGGATTAGACCCCATCGTGAGAGAAGAGATCTTAGATTTATTTTTAGAATTTGTGGAAGATGAGAAGCGCACCGTTTTGATTTCGTCTCATATCACCAGTGATCTGGAAAAAGTGGCGGATTACATTACATTTATGCATCAGGGTAAAGTGGTGCTTGTGGAGAGAAAAGATATCCTGATCTATGAGTATGGCATTGCGCGGTGCCGGGAAAGGGAATTTATGGAATTGGAAAAGACGGAATATCTCGCCTACAGGAAAAGAGGACTTCAGACAGATGTGTTGGTTAGTGACAGAAAGAAGTTTCAGGCACGACACAGCCAGATTCTCGTTGACCAGGCGGGGATTGATGAGATTATGCTGCTGATTGTGAAAGGGGAGAGATAA
- a CDS encoding homoserine dehydrogenase, which translates to MVQKKVLKVALLGLGTVGTGVYKVLRNQETEMMHKLGCEVKIVKILVRNLEKAAKKVEDSSILTNDWESIVSDPQIDLVIELMGGLSPAKEYITQALEAGKHVVTANKDLVAVAGKELLDTAQEHKVDFLFEAAVAGGIPIIRPLKQCLAGNHITEVMGIVNGTTNFILTKMTQEGMEFQEALDLATELGYAEADPTADIEGLDAGRKVAILASVAFHSRVVFGDVAIEGITKITATDIRYAKEMGCTIKLLGVTRNTEDGIEAYVNPMLIPSDHPLASVNDSYNAVFVHGDAVEDAMFFGRGAGELPTASAVVGDVFDIARNIQFNCCTRISCTCYKDFPIKKMEDTYNSYYLRLQAEDRCGVLAELTKIFAENQVSISEIVQKKTRSNGLAEIVVITSRVREGDFQTAVKFIRELKRVEKISALLRVYQK; encoded by the coding sequence ATGGTACAGAAGAAAGTATTAAAGGTGGCTTTGCTGGGACTTGGGACTGTAGGAACAGGGGTCTATAAGGTGCTGAGAAATCAGGAGACTGAGATGATGCACAAGCTTGGCTGCGAAGTAAAAATAGTGAAAATTCTGGTTCGTAATCTGGAGAAAGCCGCAAAAAAAGTGGAGGATTCTTCGATTCTGACCAATGACTGGGAGAGCATCGTGAGCGATCCGCAGATTGATTTAGTGATTGAGCTGATGGGAGGTTTGTCGCCGGCGAAAGAATACATTACCCAGGCTTTGGAGGCGGGCAAGCATGTGGTGACAGCAAACAAGGATTTAGTTGCTGTGGCCGGAAAGGAGCTTCTCGACACGGCACAGGAGCATAAAGTAGATTTTCTGTTTGAAGCGGCAGTCGCCGGAGGAATTCCTATTATTCGTCCATTAAAACAGTGTCTTGCCGGGAACCATATTACAGAGGTCATGGGAATTGTAAACGGTACTACAAATTTCATTCTCACGAAAATGACCCAGGAGGGAATGGAATTCCAGGAGGCGCTGGATTTAGCTACGGAACTAGGGTATGCAGAGGCAGATCCTACAGCAGACATCGAAGGATTGGATGCAGGGCGCAAAGTTGCAATTTTAGCTTCCGTGGCCTTTCACTCCAGGGTAGTCTTCGGGGATGTTGCAATAGAGGGCATCACGAAAATCACTGCTACAGATATTCGCTATGCGAAAGAAATGGGATGTACCATTAAACTTTTAGGTGTAACGCGAAATACGGAAGATGGTATTGAGGCATACGTAAATCCGATGCTGATTCCCAGTGACCATCCGTTGGCCTCTGTCAATGACTCCTACAACGCGGTATTTGTCCATGGGGATGCAGTGGAGGATGCGATGTTTTTTGGAAGAGGAGCTGGAGAACTGCCGACGGCCAGTGCTGTGGTTGGAGATGTGTTTGATATTGCAAGAAATATTCAGTTTAATTGCTGTACAAGAATCAGCTGTACCTGTTACAAAGACTTTCCGATCAAAAAGATGGAAGATACCTACAATAGCTATTATCTGAGACTTCAGGCTGAGGACCGCTGTGGCGTGCTTGCAGAGCTGACTAAAATATTTGCGGAAAATCAGGTGAGTATCTCTGAAATTGTTCAGAAAAAGACACGATCCAACGGATTAGCAGAGATCGTGGTTATCACTTCACGGGTGAGAGAAGGGGATTTCCAAACAGCAGTGAAATTCATCAGAGAACTGAAAAGAGTTGAGAAGATTTCCGCTCTTCTTCGAGTATATCAAAAATAG
- the bilS gene encoding flavodoxin family protein BilS gives MKYAVVYKSLTGNTELLAEAVRSELGDACVYFGEPDAKALDADVIFLGFWTDKGTCEESLKSFLGALHGKRVELFGTAGFGKDSSYYEKILEAVKAEVPKGNLVGAGYMCQGKMGQRVRKKYEEMLKEDPENRTAQMLIENFDQASSHPDDKDVENLVNWVKACR, from the coding sequence ATGAAATACGCAGTTGTTTATAAGAGTTTAACGGGAAATACGGAGCTTTTGGCGGAAGCGGTGCGAAGTGAGTTGGGAGACGCATGTGTCTATTTTGGTGAGCCAGATGCCAAAGCTCTGGACGCGGATGTGATTTTTCTAGGATTTTGGACAGACAAGGGGACTTGTGAGGAGAGCTTGAAAAGTTTTTTGGGAGCTCTGCACGGCAAGAGAGTCGAGCTGTTTGGGACTGCTGGATTCGGAAAAGACTCATCCTATTATGAGAAGATATTGGAAGCCGTGAAAGCAGAGGTGCCCAAAGGCAATCTGGTTGGAGCAGGCTATATGTGTCAGGGAAAAATGGGACAGAGAGTAAGAAAAAAATATGAAGAAATGCTGAAGGAGGACCCTGAAAATAGGACCGCTCAGATGTTGATTGAAAATTTTGACCAAGCATCCTCGCATCCAGATGACAAGGATGTGGAGAATTTGGTAAATTGGGTGAAAGCGTGTCGGTAG
- a CDS encoding phosphoglycerate kinase — translation MLNKKSVDDINVKGKKVLVRCDFNVPLKDGKITDENRLVAALPTIKKLVADGGKVILCSHLGKPKGEPKPELSLAPVAVRLSELLGQEVKFAADPEVVGANAKAAVEGMKDGDVVLLENTRYRAEETKNGEAFSKELASLCEVFVNDAFGTAHRAHCSNVGVTEYVDTAVVGYLMQKEIDFLGNAVENPTRPFVAILGGAKVADKLNVISNLLEKCDTLIIGGGMAYTFLKAQGKEIGKSLVDDSKIDYCKEMMEKAKKLGKKLLLPVDTTVAADFPNPIDAPIEVSVVSVDAIPADMEGMDIGTETAKLYADAVKSAKTVVWNGPMGVFENPILAAGTIAVAKALAETDATTIIGGGDSAAAVNQLGFGDKMSHISTGGGASLEFLEGKELPGVAAANDK, via the coding sequence ATGCTCAATAAGAAGTCAGTAGATGATATCAATGTGAAAGGCAAGAAAGTCCTGGTTCGCTGCGATTTTAATGTGCCGTTAAAAGATGGGAAAATTACCGACGAAAACCGTCTGGTAGCCGCGCTGCCTACGATTAAAAAACTGGTTGCTGACGGCGGTAAGGTAATTCTGTGTTCCCATTTAGGGAAACCGAAAGGAGAGCCGAAGCCAGAATTGTCTCTGGCACCGGTGGCGGTGCGCCTGTCAGAACTGCTTGGACAGGAAGTAAAATTTGCGGCAGACCCTGAGGTGGTGGGAGCAAATGCAAAAGCGGCTGTAGAAGGTATGAAGGACGGGGACGTGGTTCTTTTGGAGAACACCCGTTACCGCGCAGAGGAGACTAAGAATGGAGAGGCGTTCAGCAAAGAGCTGGCTTCTCTGTGTGAAGTGTTTGTGAATGATGCTTTTGGAACGGCACACAGAGCACACTGTTCCAACGTGGGCGTGACTGAGTACGTGGACACCGCAGTGGTTGGCTATTTGATGCAGAAGGAAATTGATTTCCTGGGAAATGCTGTGGAGAATCCGACACGTCCATTTGTGGCTATTTTAGGAGGCGCAAAAGTCGCTGATAAGTTGAATGTGATCTCAAATCTGCTGGAGAAATGCGATACTCTGATTATCGGTGGCGGAATGGCATATACGTTCCTGAAAGCTCAGGGAAAAGAGATTGGAAAGTCTCTGGTGGATGATAGCAAGATCGACTATTGTAAGGAAATGATGGAGAAGGCAAAGAAGTTGGGCAAGAAACTTCTTCTGCCGGTAGACACAACGGTTGCGGCTGATTTCCCGAATCCGATTGATGCTCCAATTGAAGTCTCAGTAGTTTCTGTGGATGCAATTCCAGCAGACATGGAGGGTATGGATATTGGAACAGAGACCGCGAAATTGTATGCAGATGCTGTGAAATCTGCGAAGACAGTAGTTTGGAATGGACCGATGGGGGTATTTGAAAACCCGATTTTAGCAGCAGGTACGATCGCGGTAGCAAAAGCTTTGGCTGAGACAGATGCAACTACGATTATCGGCGGTGGTGATTCAGCCGCTGCGGTGAATCAGTTGGGCTTCGGAGATAAGATGAGCCATATTTCTACAGGCGGCGGCGCTTCTTTGGAATTCCTGGAAGGAAAAGAGCTGCCCGGTGTAGCAGCTGCAAATGACAAATAA
- the tpiA gene encoding triose-phosphate isomerase has product MARKKIIAGNWKMNMTPSEAVELVNTLKPLVANDEVDVVFCVPAIDIIPVMEAAKGSNIQVGAENMYFEEKGAYTGEISPAMLTDVGVKYVVLGHSERREYFAETSETVNKKMLKAFEHGITPIMCCGETLTQREQGVTMDFIRQQVKIGFQGVTADQAKSAVIAYEPIWAIGTGKTATTEQAQEVCAGIRACIAEIYDEATAEAIRIQYGGSVNAATAPELFAQPDIDGGLVGGAALKPDFGKIVNYK; this is encoded by the coding sequence ATGGCAAGAAAGAAAATTATCGCAGGAAACTGGAAAATGAATATGACTCCTAGTGAGGCAGTGGAGCTGGTAAACACACTGAAACCTCTGGTAGCTAACGATGAGGTGGATGTGGTATTCTGTGTGCCGGCAATTGATATTATTCCGGTTATGGAAGCTGCGAAAGGTTCTAATATTCAGGTGGGAGCAGAGAACATGTATTTTGAGGAGAAAGGTGCGTATACAGGAGAGATTTCTCCGGCTATGCTCACTGATGTGGGAGTGAAGTATGTGGTTCTCGGACATTCTGAGAGAAGAGAGTATTTCGCTGAGACTAGCGAGACAGTTAACAAAAAAATGCTGAAGGCATTTGAGCATGGAATTACTCCGATTATGTGTTGCGGCGAGACTCTGACCCAGAGAGAGCAGGGTGTGACGATGGATTTCATTCGCCAGCAGGTTAAAATTGGATTCCAGGGCGTAACGGCAGACCAGGCAAAGAGCGCAGTCATTGCTTATGAGCCAATCTGGGCGATTGGAACTGGAAAAACTGCGACAACAGAGCAGGCCCAGGAAGTATGTGCGGGTATCCGTGCTTGCATCGCTGAGATCTATGATGAGGCTACAGCAGAAGCTATCCGCATTCAGTACGGCGGATCTGTGAATGCTGCCACTGCTCCGGAGCTGTTTGCGCAGCCGGATATCGATGGCGGTTTGGTAGGCGGAGCTGCCCTGAAACCAGATTTTGGAAAGATTGTGAATTATAAGTAA
- the gap gene encoding type I glyceraldehyde-3-phosphate dehydrogenase, with product MAVKVAINGFGRIGRLAFRQMFGAEGYEVVAINDLTSPKMLAHLLKYDSTQGRYALADKVSAGEDSIIVDGKEIKIYAKADASELPWGEIGVDVVLECTGFYTSKDKAAAHIKAGAKKVVISAPAGNDLPTIVYNVNHDKLTKEDNIISAASCTTNCLAPMAKALNDLAPIKSGIMCTIHAYTGDQMTLDGPQRKGDLRRSRAAAVNIVPNSTGAAKAIGLVIPELNGKLIGSAQRVPTPTGSTTILTAVVEGNVTVEQVNAAMKAAANESFGYNEDEIVSSDIIGMKYGSLFDATQTMVLPLDNGTTEVQVISWYDNENSYTSQMVRTIKHFGTLL from the coding sequence ATGGCAGTAAAAGTTGCAATCAATGGATTTGGACGTATCGGACGTCTTGCATTCAGACAGATGTTCGGAGCTGAGGGTTATGAAGTAGTTGCGATCAACGACCTGACCTCCCCGAAAATGCTGGCTCATTTATTGAAATATGACTCTACACAGGGTAGATATGCACTAGCTGACAAGGTATCCGCTGGTGAGGATTCTATTATCGTTGACGGAAAAGAGATCAAAATCTATGCGAAAGCAGACGCTTCTGAGCTTCCATGGGGCGAAATTGGCGTAGATGTTGTTCTGGAGTGTACTGGATTCTACACCTCCAAGGACAAAGCTGCCGCTCATATCAAAGCAGGCGCTAAGAAAGTTGTCATTTCTGCACCAGCAGGTAACGATCTGCCAACTATCGTTTACAATGTAAACCATGATAAATTGACAAAAGAAGACAATATCATTTCTGCAGCTTCTTGTACTACAAACTGTCTGGCTCCGATGGCAAAGGCTCTGAACGACCTGGCACCAATCAAATCTGGTATTATGTGCACCATTCATGCGTACACTGGAGATCAGATGACTCTGGACGGACCTCAGAGAAAAGGTGATCTGAGAAGATCTCGTGCGGCAGCTGTTAACATTGTTCCGAACAGCACAGGTGCTGCAAAAGCGATCGGTCTGGTTATCCCAGAGCTGAATGGAAAGCTGATCGGTTCCGCACAGCGTGTTCCGACTCCTACTGGTTCTACTACAATTCTGACAGCAGTTGTAGAGGGAAATGTGACTGTAGAACAGGTAAATGCAGCGATGAAAGCCGCAGCAAATGAATCTTTTGGTTACAATGAGGATGAGATCGTATCCAGCGATATCATCGGAATGAAATATGGTTCTCTGTTTGATGCTACTCAGACCATGGTGTTGCCTTTGGATAATGGAACTACTGAGGTTCAGGTTATCTCCTGGTATGACAATGAGAATTCTTACACCAGCCAGATGGTGAGAACAATCAAGCACTTCGGAACATTACTGTAA
- the gpmI gene encoding 2,3-bisphosphoglycerate-independent phosphoglycerate mutase — translation MSKKPTVLMILDGYGLNDKCEANAVCEGKTPIMDQLMSQCPFVKGAASGMAVGLPEGQMGNSEVGHLNMGAGRIVYQELTRITKEIQDGDFYKNEALLVAVKNAKERNSAIHFMGLLSDGGVHSHNTHLYALLELAKREGLTKVYVHCFLDGRDTPPASGKGYIEELQAKIKEIGVGEIGVVSGRYYAMDRDNRWDRVEMAYRALTKGEGVLGSDAAEAVQASYDDEKTDEFVLPTVIEKHGKPVTVIQDGDSVVFFNFRPDRAREITRAFCADEFDGFEREKRLDLTYVCFTEYDETIPNKVVAFHKVAITNTFGEFLAAHNLKQARIAETEKYAHVTFFFNGGVEEPNEGEERILVKSPKVATYDLKPEMSAYEVCDKLVEAIRSQKYDVIIINFANPDMVGHTGVEAAAIKAIEAVDECVGRTVEAIKEVNGQMFICADHGNAEQLIDYETGEPFTAHTTNPVPFILVNADPSYTLREGGCLADIAPTLIELMGLEQPKEMTGRSLLIRK, via the coding sequence ATGAGCAAAAAACCAACCGTATTGATGATTCTGGATGGATATGGATTGAATGATAAATGTGAGGCAAATGCTGTGTGCGAAGGCAAGACGCCGATTATGGATCAGCTGATGTCTCAGTGCCCGTTTGTAAAAGGAGCTGCCAGCGGAATGGCGGTGGGACTTCCAGAGGGACAGATGGGAAACTCTGAGGTAGGTCATTTGAATATGGGAGCTGGCCGTATTGTATATCAGGAGCTCACTCGGATTACCAAAGAAATTCAGGATGGGGATTTCTATAAAAATGAAGCGCTTCTTGTAGCCGTGAAGAATGCAAAAGAGCGTAATTCTGCGATTCATTTCATGGGTCTTCTCTCAGATGGCGGTGTCCACAGTCATAATACCCATTTGTATGCTCTGCTGGAATTGGCGAAGAGAGAAGGACTGACCAAGGTTTATGTGCACTGTTTCCTAGATGGCCGGGATACGCCTCCTGCTTCAGGAAAAGGGTATATCGAGGAACTACAGGCAAAGATAAAGGAGATCGGAGTAGGCGAAATTGGAGTAGTGTCTGGGCGTTACTACGCGATGGACCGTGATAACCGCTGGGACCGCGTAGAGATGGCCTATAGAGCGCTGACGAAGGGAGAAGGGGTCTTAGGAAGCGACGCGGCAGAGGCGGTTCAGGCATCCTATGACGATGAGAAGACGGATGAGTTTGTGCTTCCCACAGTTATTGAAAAACATGGAAAGCCTGTGACTGTGATTCAGGATGGTGACTCTGTAGTGTTCTTTAACTTCCGTCCAGACCGTGCCCGAGAGATCACGAGAGCATTCTGTGCAGATGAATTTGACGGATTTGAGAGAGAAAAGAGGCTGGATTTGACCTATGTTTGCTTCACGGAGTACGATGAGACGATACCAAATAAAGTAGTAGCGTTTCATAAGGTAGCTATCACCAATACTTTTGGAGAATTTTTGGCAGCTCATAATCTGAAACAGGCAAGAATTGCTGAGACTGAGAAGTATGCTCACGTTACGTTTTTCTTCAATGGAGGAGTAGAAGAACCCAATGAAGGGGAAGAACGTATTTTGGTGAAATCTCCCAAGGTGGCTACTTACGATTTAAAGCCAGAGATGAGTGCTTATGAGGTTTGTGACAAGCTAGTGGAGGCAATTCGCTCTCAGAAATATGATGTGATTATTATCAACTTTGCAAACCCAGACATGGTGGGACACACTGGAGTGGAAGCAGCGGCGATCAAAGCAATTGAAGCTGTCGATGAATGCGTCGGCAGAACAGTAGAGGCGATCAAGGAAGTGAATGGACAGATGTTCATCTGTGCAGACCATGGAAATGCAGAACAGCTGATTGATTATGAGACAGGAGAGCCTTTTACTGCTCATACGACGAATCCAGTGCCGTTTATTCTGGTAAATGCGGATCCTTCTTATACCTTGCGCGAGGGTGGATGCTTGGCTGACATCGCACCGACTCTCATCGAATTGATGGGACTGGAACAGCCAAAGGAGATGACAGGAAGATCTCTGTTGATAAGAAAATAG
- a CDS encoding ABC-2 transporter permease gives MRGLLRNNIYSMESNIKMSVGISLVLMAVAWLARERVVSMVLAMQIFVFIANMGTSLQVDENSRWAKFELTLPVRRSAIIEAKYLSFLFLILLGILVSIPTCAGLVLMGRESYLSQIMYGYEFGISLAVITIALIYPPLLKLGAEKSELLLCLGAVGAIVLMGVVSIAVFIMETFMIKNPEPGYSLAGVPTVVFGFGLLALSFLVSRKIYEKKEF, from the coding sequence ATGAGAGGTTTGCTGAGAAATAATATCTATTCCATGGAAAGTAATATAAAAATGTCTGTTGGTATATCGTTGGTTTTGATGGCTGTGGCATGGCTGGCAAGAGAACGGGTGGTATCCATGGTACTCGCGATGCAGATTTTCGTATTTATCGCGAATATGGGTACGTCTTTGCAGGTGGATGAGAATTCCCGCTGGGCAAAATTTGAGCTTACCCTTCCGGTGAGACGCAGTGCGATCATCGAGGCGAAATATCTGTCCTTTCTCTTCCTGATACTTTTGGGAATCCTCGTGAGTATTCCCACCTGTGCAGGGCTTGTGCTGATGGGACGGGAGTCTTATTTGTCTCAAATCATGTACGGGTATGAATTTGGAATATCACTGGCAGTTATTACGATTGCTCTGATCTATCCGCCGCTGCTGAAGCTGGGAGCCGAAAAAAGTGAGCTGCTGCTCTGCCTTGGAGCGGTGGGAGCAATTGTTCTCATGGGCGTTGTCAGTATCGCGGTATTCATTATGGAGACATTTATGATAAAAAATCCTGAACCGGGTTATTCTTTGGCAGGGGTTCCGACGGTGGTGTTTGGATTTGGATTGCTGGCGCTTTCCTTTCTGGTATCCAGAAAGATATATGAAAAAAAGGAGTTTTAA
- a CDS encoding GntR family transcriptional regulator: MEIVISNSTSKPIYEQITSQIKEMIMNGELKTGDPIPSMRSLARTIHVSVITVQKAYEDLQRDGFIETTVGRGSFVAARNKEFIQEEQRKKIEEHLLIAAETARVNGIKLEKLVELLKLFYMED; the protein is encoded by the coding sequence GTGGAGATTGTTATAAGCAACAGCACGAGCAAACCCATTTATGAACAAATTACGTCGCAGATCAAGGAAATGATTATGAATGGAGAACTGAAGACGGGAGACCCGATTCCATCCATGCGTTCTCTTGCGAGAACGATTCATGTGAGTGTGATCACTGTTCAAAAGGCGTATGAAGATCTGCAAAGAGATGGGTTTATTGAGACGACTGTGGGGCGAGGGAGCTTTGTCGCGGCCAGGAATAAAGAGTTCATTCAGGAGGAACAGCGAAAAAAAATTGAGGAGCATCTGTTGATTGCTGCTGAGACAGCCCGCGTAAATGGCATAAAGTTGGAAAAGCTTGTGGAATTACTGAAACTTTTTTATATGGAGGATTAG